Proteins encoded in a region of the Paenibacillus sp. E222 genome:
- a CDS encoding DUF456 domain-containing protein: MAGTVYPILPGAIAIFFAFLVYGWFFSFDPFGVWFWIIQILIVVVLFVADYVVSAWGVKKFGGSKLSTTLSTIGVIIGPFVIPAFGLVLGPFIGAFIGELIGGSSPAKASKVGFGSVVGLFTSTVMKIILQIVMIVLFIIWVVRFA; the protein is encoded by the coding sequence ATGGCTGGAACGGTATATCCCATACTGCCTGGTGCTATAGCGATTTTCTTCGCGTTTCTGGTCTATGGCTGGTTCTTCAGCTTTGATCCGTTTGGTGTATGGTTCTGGATTATTCAGATTTTGATCGTAGTGGTACTGTTTGTGGCTGATTATGTCGTCAGTGCCTGGGGTGTGAAGAAATTCGGCGGTTCCAAATTATCGACGACTCTCAGTACAATTGGTGTCATCATTGGCCCATTCGTCATTCCGGCCTTCGGACTCGTACTGGGGCCATTTATCGGTGCGTTTATCGGGGAACTGATCGGAGGGTCTTCACCTGCGAAAGCTTCTAAAGTCGGATTTGGTTCCGTGGTGGGGCTATTTACTAGCACCGTTATGAAAATTATTTTGCAAATCGTCATGATTGTTCTGTTTATTATCTGGGTGGTAAGATTCGCATAG
- a CDS encoding Cof-type HAD-IIB family hydrolase, translating into MSELKYKLLALDMDGTLLNDNHEITQETAKWIQIAIRRGVHVCLSTGRAVFHAMPYAVQLGLETPMITVNGSEVWKAPHDLHMRHLMDPALIRKMQEIGEKYNSWYWAYSVEELFNRDRWTDNIEGLEWLKFGFNTEVDEVRHQIMMELQQMGGLQMTNSSPVNIEINPGGVSKASGVAEVCKLLGIEMSEVVAVGDSLNDLAVIEAVGLGVAMGNAQEQVKEAADLIVASNNEDGIVEVIRDYILKGE; encoded by the coding sequence ATGAGTGAACTAAAATACAAATTGCTTGCATTGGATATGGATGGAACGCTGCTTAACGATAATCATGAAATCACACAGGAAACCGCCAAATGGATTCAGATTGCCATTCGTCGAGGAGTGCATGTGTGCCTTTCGACAGGAAGAGCTGTTTTTCATGCGATGCCTTATGCGGTACAGCTTGGGCTTGAGACCCCGATGATAACGGTCAATGGCAGTGAAGTCTGGAAAGCTCCGCATGATCTGCACATGCGTCATCTGATGGACCCGGCATTGATCCGCAAAATGCAGGAGATTGGCGAAAAATATAATAGCTGGTACTGGGCATACTCCGTGGAAGAGCTGTTCAACCGTGATCGCTGGACGGACAATATTGAAGGTCTGGAATGGCTGAAATTCGGATTCAATACTGAAGTGGATGAAGTGCGTCACCAGATTATGATGGAGCTGCAGCAAATGGGCGGCTTGCAAATGACGAACTCCTCACCTGTTAATATTGAGATTAACCCTGGTGGAGTATCCAAAGCTAGCGGTGTAGCTGAAGTCTGCAAGCTGCTGGGCATAGAGATGTCCGAAGTGGTTGCTGTTGGAGACAGCTTGAATGATCTGGCTGTTATTGAAGCTGTGGGTCTTGGTGTTGCCATGGGCAACGCGCAGGAGCAGGTGAAGGAAGCGGCTGACCTGATCGTAGCGAGCAACAACGAAGATGGCATTGTCGAAGTCATCCGTGATTATATTTTGAAGGGGGAATAA
- a CDS encoding metal ABC transporter ATP-binding protein yields the protein MSDTILSEKSQLQPNANHLKGTQPTSAPLSVRDLAVAYHKKPVLSGVSFDIPEGQLIGILGPNGAGKSTLIKAVLGLVPKMHGEVKIFGQSYREQRRRIGYVPQRESVDWDFPTHALDVVMMGRYGHLGWFRRPGKKERDLAAHCLEQVGMGDYMYRQISQLSGGQQQRVFLARALVQDAELYFMDEPFAGVDATTEKAIISLLEQLKKQGKTVLVVHHDLATVEEYFDHVLLLNGRLVAGGPTNEVFVPDTLQETYGGRIAMIGSRSEKGQV from the coding sequence ATGAGCGATACCATTTTATCCGAAAAATCTCAACTACAGCCCAATGCCAACCATCTGAAGGGAACACAGCCTACATCAGCTCCTCTTAGTGTGCGGGATCTGGCGGTGGCTTACCATAAAAAGCCGGTGCTTAGTGGAGTATCTTTTGACATCCCGGAAGGTCAGCTGATTGGTATCCTTGGTCCAAACGGGGCTGGGAAATCCACCTTGATTAAAGCCGTTCTGGGACTAGTGCCCAAAATGCACGGCGAGGTTAAAATTTTTGGCCAGTCCTACCGAGAACAGCGTCGCCGCATCGGCTACGTACCACAGCGTGAATCTGTTGATTGGGATTTCCCGACTCACGCACTTGATGTTGTCATGATGGGGCGTTATGGACATCTGGGCTGGTTCCGCCGTCCAGGCAAAAAAGAACGGGATCTGGCAGCTCACTGCCTGGAGCAAGTGGGCATGGGTGATTATATGTACCGCCAGATCAGTCAGCTGTCCGGCGGACAGCAGCAGCGTGTCTTTCTGGCACGGGCACTGGTACAGGATGCGGAATTGTACTTTATGGATGAGCCGTTTGCAGGTGTGGATGCCACAACGGAAAAAGCTATCATTTCACTGTTGGAACAGTTGAAGAAGCAAGGAAAGACCGTACTGGTTGTTCACCATGATCTGGCGACAGTGGAGGAATATTTCGACCATGTGTTACTGCTTAATGGACGGCTGGTTGCAGGTGGACCCACGAATGAAGTATTTGTACCAGATACTTTGCAAGAAACGTACGGAGGCCGGATCGCGATGATTGGAAGCCGGTCGGAGAAAGGCCAGGTGTAG
- a CDS encoding metal ABC transporter permease, translating to MWNWIVAILSDPNTRWILLGCLLLGFSSGIIGSFTFLRRQSLMGDTLAHAALPGICIAFMLTETKSVGLFLFGALVAGIIATFGISWITRYSRIKQDAAMGIVLTVFFGIGVVMLTRIQHGASGSQSGLDKYLFGQAASMVMTDVYVMGGVCVVLLIACLAWFKEFKLVSFDPGFARGMGLPVGMLEQLILLLTVIAVVAGIQAVGVVLVAALLVTPAAAARCWTDSLSLMVLLAGIFGALSGATGTIFSTLVPNLPTGPVTVLAATVLFAGSALLAPRRGLLARRLRSIQAKSAYLREEHATLQTLSAQRAQQERGEL from the coding sequence ATGTGGAACTGGATAGTAGCCATCTTGTCCGATCCCAATACACGCTGGATATTGCTTGGCTGCTTGTTACTCGGATTCAGTAGTGGAATTATTGGCTCTTTCACATTTTTGCGTCGTCAGAGTCTCATGGGAGATACGCTGGCTCATGCAGCTCTGCCAGGAATTTGTATCGCGTTTATGTTGACTGAAACCAAATCAGTAGGATTATTTCTGTTCGGTGCGCTCGTGGCTGGAATCATTGCAACCTTCGGTATTTCGTGGATCACACGGTATTCCCGGATCAAGCAGGATGCGGCGATGGGGATTGTGCTGACTGTATTTTTCGGTATTGGCGTAGTGATGCTTACCCGGATTCAGCATGGTGCAAGCGGAAGTCAGAGTGGACTGGATAAATATTTGTTTGGTCAGGCCGCATCCATGGTGATGACGGATGTGTATGTTATGGGCGGTGTCTGTGTTGTATTATTGATCGCTTGTCTGGCATGGTTCAAGGAATTCAAGCTGGTGAGTTTTGACCCGGGATTCGCACGCGGCATGGGACTGCCCGTTGGCATGCTGGAACAACTGATTCTGCTATTGACCGTTATTGCGGTTGTTGCAGGAATTCAGGCGGTAGGTGTGGTGCTTGTCGCCGCTTTGCTGGTGACCCCTGCGGCAGCAGCTCGCTGCTGGACGGACTCGCTCTCGCTTATGGTACTGTTGGCCGGCATATTTGGAGCACTGAGCGGTGCGACAGGTACAATCTTCAGTACCTTGGTGCCTAATCTGCCGACAGGGCCTGTAACGGTACTGGCAGCGACAGTGCTATTTGCGGGTTCCGCATTGCTTGCTCCACGACGTGGACTGCTGGCACGGCGCTTGCGAAGTATACAGGCTAAATCCGCTTATTTGAGAGAAGAGCATGCCACGCTCCAGACACTCTCTGCACAGCGGGCACAGCAGGAACGGGGTGAGTTATAA
- a CDS encoding penicillin-binding protein 2: protein MFNRLKKKPMAEGDTPVNNPSSVRMNMFFFAAFVIFSILIFRLAFVQFVEGPELTYMETSRNTKDIPLAPVRGPIYDATGKVALAYSEPVQSLYVLLYEDYRNDDRKQEAQELADELAAVFKQFNPGDKEQPDAEEIMKRLDLDYQKTFGYVPRLVKSDLTTKEIAYFMEKKAEFPGIMVLEENVRRYDPDGVAVQVIGYTREFKRVPTTLKQYKTILESNSTQRDPGLVYNQEEKVGFDGLELQYQEELRGRSGYQSIDIDARNLPDGTMNLTPPEKGYSLITTINKEIQMVAQQAITDELRKLPNAITGYAVAMEIDTGNVVAMASMPDYDPNDKWDYDKIKYVFRNGTAESFPPNESGKKAESVVLLGSVIKPLSVLIGLKEGLFSTGQTYYDQGYATLGKDGRKVRNSHSAFNGSITARRAIEKSSNAFMIDMVGKGLYNKYGATKGVKVWDEHMKEFGLGVSTGVDLPKEYLGTLEYNSDNDESGLTRLAFASFGQQAKYTTLQLAQYTTMLANKGKRMEPHLVKEIRDAEGNVVKKIKPKVLNEVDFADAYWNEVHKGMVTKVSSFDGFPYDYARKTGTSEQGTGPNKKENGVFIAFAPRDNPKLAIAVVVPEGGFGSVSASPIARKIFDAYDEVYGLDGTPKGKKDQGKDTE from the coding sequence ATGTTTAACCGATTGAAGAAGAAACCCATGGCTGAGGGAGACACGCCAGTCAACAATCCGTCTAGTGTAAGAATGAATATGTTTTTTTTCGCTGCGTTTGTGATATTCAGTATCCTCATCTTCAGGTTGGCCTTTGTGCAATTTGTCGAGGGACCTGAACTTACGTATATGGAGACCAGCCGCAATACCAAAGATATTCCGCTCGCCCCTGTTCGTGGGCCAATCTATGATGCGACAGGTAAAGTCGCACTGGCCTATTCGGAGCCTGTGCAGTCTCTCTATGTATTGTTGTATGAGGATTATCGAAATGATGACCGCAAACAGGAAGCGCAGGAACTTGCTGATGAACTGGCGGCTGTATTTAAACAGTTTAATCCGGGGGACAAAGAACAACCCGATGCAGAAGAGATCATGAAGCGACTGGATCTGGATTATCAGAAGACTTTTGGGTATGTACCAAGGTTGGTTAAATCCGATTTAACAACCAAAGAGATTGCCTATTTTATGGAGAAAAAAGCAGAGTTTCCAGGCATTATGGTCCTTGAGGAAAATGTCCGAAGATACGATCCAGATGGGGTAGCCGTTCAAGTGATTGGATATACAAGAGAATTCAAACGAGTGCCAACTACGTTGAAGCAATATAAAACGATCTTGGAATCTAATTCAACTCAGCGTGACCCAGGTCTTGTATATAATCAGGAAGAGAAGGTTGGCTTTGATGGATTGGAGCTCCAATATCAAGAAGAGCTTCGGGGACGAAGCGGCTACCAGTCCATTGATATTGATGCACGCAATTTGCCAGACGGAACGATGAATCTGACCCCACCTGAAAAGGGGTATAGTCTAATTACAACCATTAACAAGGAAATTCAGATGGTTGCACAACAAGCCATTACAGATGAATTGAGGAAGTTGCCTAATGCCATTACAGGATATGCTGTGGCAATGGAAATCGATACAGGTAACGTAGTAGCGATGGCCAGCATGCCGGATTATGATCCAAATGATAAATGGGATTACGACAAAATAAAATATGTATTCCGCAACGGAACCGCGGAGTCTTTCCCTCCCAATGAATCGGGTAAAAAGGCTGAATCCGTTGTTTTGTTGGGTTCTGTTATTAAGCCACTTAGTGTACTAATTGGATTGAAAGAGGGTCTGTTCAGTACAGGCCAAACCTACTATGACCAAGGGTACGCTACTTTAGGGAAAGACGGGAGAAAGGTTAGGAATTCACACTCAGCATTTAACGGCTCTATTACGGCGAGAAGAGCAATTGAGAAATCTTCCAATGCTTTTATGATCGATATGGTGGGCAAGGGGCTTTATAACAAATATGGTGCGACCAAGGGTGTAAAAGTGTGGGACGAACATATGAAAGAGTTTGGTTTAGGCGTGTCTACAGGAGTGGATTTGCCGAAAGAGTATCTAGGTACACTAGAATACAATAGTGATAATGACGAATCAGGTTTGACAAGGCTAGCGTTTGCTTCATTTGGACAGCAAGCAAAGTATACAACGCTTCAACTTGCGCAATATACCACGATGCTTGCCAATAAGGGCAAACGGATGGAGCCTCATTTAGTAAAGGAAATCCGTGACGCCGAGGGCAATGTGGTCAAGAAAATCAAACCAAAAGTGTTAAACGAGGTTGATTTTGCCGATGCATACTGGAATGAAGTGCATAAGGGTATGGTCACCAAAGTAAGTTCGTTTGACGGTTTCCCCTACGATTATGCGAGAAAAACAGGAACCTCGGAGCAGGGAACAGGGCCGAACAAGAAGGAAAACGGTGTATTTATCGCATTTGCACCACGGGATAATCCCAAGCTGGCTATAGCTGTTGTTGTACCCGAAGGTGGCTTTGGCTCGGTCAGTGCATCTCCAATTGCACGTAAAATTTTCGATGCTTACGATGAAGTGTATGGCCTCGATGGGACCCCAAAAGGGAAGAAAGATCAGGGGAAAGATACGGAGTAA
- a CDS encoding metal ABC transporter solute-binding protein, Zn/Mn family — protein MVKMRSIQRGLMTLAAVVLVIVLTACSGSAETGVSEGKVQVTATTGMIADVAREVGGAYVDVTGLMGPGVDPHLYKASQGDIRKLEQAKVIFYNGLHLEGKMTDILEKMSKSKIVTAVSENIPVEELRSGKDTGGTEYDPHVWFDVSHWMHAAEAVRDTLVEADPEHAEEYKTQAEQYLMKLEALDSEVREKIQEIPEASRVLVTAHDAFGYFGQAYDMKVMGLQGISTAAEYGARDVSELRDYLVENNIKAVFVESSVPAKAMEAIIAGAAEKGHTVSIGGELFSDAMGAEGTEEGTYIGMIRHNTQTIVEALK, from the coding sequence ATGGTGAAGATGAGGAGCATACAGAGAGGATTAATGACGCTGGCAGCTGTTGTTCTGGTTATTGTGCTAACAGCATGCTCAGGTTCAGCGGAAACAGGAGTCAGTGAAGGGAAGGTACAAGTCACAGCCACAACAGGCATGATTGCGGATGTAGCACGTGAGGTCGGCGGGGCATATGTTGATGTGACCGGGCTGATGGGCCCAGGGGTTGATCCTCACTTGTACAAGGCTTCGCAGGGAGATATTCGGAAGCTGGAGCAAGCAAAGGTCATTTTCTATAACGGATTGCATCTTGAAGGCAAAATGACAGACATCTTGGAGAAAATGTCCAAGAGCAAAATAGTAACGGCTGTCTCGGAGAACATTCCGGTGGAGGAATTGCGTTCAGGAAAAGATACAGGCGGAACGGAATACGATCCACATGTCTGGTTTGACGTCAGCCACTGGATGCATGCCGCAGAGGCGGTGCGCGATACACTTGTGGAAGCAGACCCGGAACATGCAGAAGAGTACAAGACCCAGGCAGAGCAATATTTAATGAAACTGGAGGCATTGGATTCCGAGGTGCGGGAAAAAATCCAGGAGATACCGGAAGCCAGCCGGGTATTGGTTACGGCGCATGATGCCTTTGGATACTTCGGCCAAGCTTATGACATGAAAGTAATGGGGCTTCAAGGAATCAGTACAGCAGCAGAGTATGGTGCGAGGGATGTCAGTGAGTTGCGAGATTACCTTGTAGAAAACAATATCAAAGCGGTATTTGTAGAATCCAGCGTACCAGCAAAAGCGATGGAAGCAATTATTGCCGGGGCAGCCGAAAAAGGACATACCGTAAGCATTGGTGGTGAACTGTTCTCGGATGCGATGGGTGCTGAGGGAACAGAAGAAGGAACGTATATCGGTATGATCCGCCATAACACTCAGACAATTGTAGAAGCATTAAAATGA
- a CDS encoding metal ABC transporter permease yields MATFWIILTAILVSSACAILGCFLILRRMALVGDAISHAVLPGIVIAFLWSGSRDSLWMLLGATVFGLLTVFFIQSLQAGGLSSDASIGIVFTALFAVGVILISLNAQHIDLDLDCVLFGEIAYVQWDTLTLGGTDVGPRAVWMLGITLLVILLVIGLFYKQFKLCAFDPALAAACGIPVVLFHYLLMGLVSMTSVASFESVGSILVVGMLIVPAATAYLLTDRLGKMILYSVLVGAASSVGGYIMAYALDASIAGCMVAVAGILFVLALLLSPKHGIVFRYARRKFAAR; encoded by the coding sequence ATGGCAACGTTTTGGATTATATTGACGGCGATCCTGGTATCCTCCGCCTGCGCCATTCTTGGCTGTTTTCTCATATTAAGGCGGATGGCCCTGGTTGGTGATGCGATAAGTCATGCCGTTCTTCCGGGTATTGTGATTGCTTTCCTGTGGAGCGGCTCACGTGATTCGTTATGGATGCTGCTCGGCGCAACGGTATTTGGATTACTGACGGTGTTCTTCATTCAAAGCTTGCAGGCTGGTGGACTATCATCGGATGCTTCCATCGGAATAGTGTTTACGGCACTCTTCGCAGTGGGTGTCATTCTGATCAGTCTGAATGCACAGCATATCGATCTGGATCTGGACTGCGTGCTGTTCGGTGAGATCGCCTATGTCCAGTGGGATACCCTAACGCTTGGAGGGACGGATGTAGGCCCAAGGGCGGTCTGGATGCTGGGCATCACCTTGCTGGTCATCCTCCTTGTCATCGGTTTGTTCTACAAGCAGTTCAAGTTGTGTGCTTTTGATCCGGCGTTGGCTGCGGCTTGTGGCATTCCGGTGGTACTGTTCCACTATCTGCTTATGGGGCTCGTTTCCATGACATCGGTGGCTTCATTTGAAAGTGTAGGGTCCATCCTCGTGGTAGGCATGCTGATTGTACCTGCAGCGACGGCGTACTTACTCACGGATCGATTGGGCAAAATGATTCTGTACAGCGTGCTCGTAGGAGCGGCTTCCTCGGTTGGAGGTTACATCATGGCTTATGCGCTGGATGCTTCCATTGCAGGTTGCATGGTAGCCGTAGCAGGAATTCTGTTTGTTCTGGCCCTGCTGCTGTCTCCAAAGCATGGTATTGTCTTCCGTTATGCTCGTCGCAAATTCGCGGCACGTTAA